The proteins below are encoded in one region of Hordeum vulgare subsp. vulgare chromosome 3H, MorexV3_pseudomolecules_assembly, whole genome shotgun sequence:
- the LOC123444247 gene encoding WD-40 repeat-containing protein MSI4-like has product MAQPICTPHLLPFSLQPQPRYSSAPWYFAPSGRQTGTDSQRALPLHRARARAEQSSAAASSGAEMKERGGSRAAVDERYAQWKSLIPVLYDWFANHNLVWPSLSCRWGPQFEQATYKNRQRLYLSEQTDGSVPNTLVIANCEVVKPRVAAAEHISQFNEEARSPFVKKYKTIIHPGEVNRIRELPQNSRIIATHTDSPDVLIWDVEAQPNRHAVLGATDSRPDLILRGHQENAEFALAMCPAEPYVLSGGKDKSVVWWSIQDHISGLGDSSKSETPPGASGSKHSKTATEKDSPKVDPRGVFHGHDSTVEDVQFCPSSAQEFCSVGDDACLILWDARTGTSPAVKVEKAHGGDVHCVDWNPHDVNYILTGSADNSVRMWDRRNLGPGGAGSSIHKFEGHKAAVLCVQWSPDKASVFGSSAEDGFLNVWDHEKVGKKKNPNSPGGLFFQHAGHRDKIVDFHWNSSDPWTIVSVSDDGESTGGGGTLQIWRMSDLIYRPEDEVLSELETFKSHLASCTPRA; this is encoded by the exons ATGGCTCAGCCCATTTGCACACCGCATCTGTTACCGTTTTCACTCCAGCCGCAGCCTAGATACTCCTCTGCGCCTTGGTACTTCGCACCGAGCGGGAGGCAGACAGGAACAGACTCCCAGAGAGCACTCCCCCTGCACAGAGCGAGAGCGAGGGcggagcagtcgtcggcggcggccagCAGCGGAGCGGAGATGAAGGAGAGAGGCGGGTCGAGGGCGGCGGTGGACGAGCGGTACGCGCAATGGAAGTCGCTCATCCCCGTCCTCTACGACTGGTTCGCGAACCACAACCTCGTCTGGCCGTCCCTCTCCTGCCG GTGGGGTCCTCAGTTTGAGCAGGCTACCTATAAGAATCGCCAGCGCCTCTACCTATCAGAGCAG ACAGATGGGAGTGTCCCCAATACCCTGGTCATTGCAAACTGTGAAGTTGTCAAGCCACGGGTTGCAGCTGCAGAACACATATCACAG TTCAATGAGGAAGCACGGTCACCTTTTGTAAAGAAATACAAGACTATCATTCACCCCGGAGAG GTTAACCGAATCAGGGAGCTTCCACAGAACAGTAGGATCATCGCGACTCATACGGACAGTCCAGAT GTGCTTATTTGGGATGTTGAGGCCCAGCCAAATAGGCATGCTGTCCTAGGAGCTACTGATTCTCGCCCTGATTTG ATTTTAAGAGGACATCAGGAAAATGCTGAGTTTGCCCTTGCCATGTGTCCAGCAGAACCATATGTGCTCTCAGGAG GAAAGGACAAGTCTGTGGTCTGGTGGAGCATCCAGGATCACATATCTGGACTTGGAGATTCCTCAAAAAGCGAGACTCCCCCAGGGGCATCAGGCAGCAAGCATAGCAAAACTGCAACTGAAAAGGATAGTCCTAAAGTTGACCCCCGAGGTGTATTCCACGGGCATGATAGCACTGTTGAAGATGTGCAGTTCTGCCCTTCGAG TGCACAGGAGTTCTGCAGCGTGGGTGATGATGCTTGTCTTATTCTTTGGGATGCCCGGACTGGTACTAGCCCAGCTGTTAAG GTTGAGAAAGCTCATGGTGGAGATGTTCATTGCGTCGATTGGAATCCCCATGATGTTAACTACATCTTAACTGG TTCTGCTGATAACTCTGTCCGTATGTGGGATCGGCGAAATCTGGGTCCCGGAGGTGCTGGTTCTTCAATTCACAAATTTGAGGGCCATAAAGCTGCCGTCCTTTGTGTTCAG TGGTCTCCTGACAAAGCATCTGTTTTCGGAAGCTCTGCAGAAGATGGTTTCTTAAATGTGTGGGACCATGAGAAG GTTGGAAAGAAGAAAAATCCCAATTCGCCTGGTGGGCTTTTCTTTCAACATGCAGGTCATAG GGATAAGATTGTAGATTTCCACTGGAACTCATCAGACCCTTGGACCATTGTGAGTGTATCTGATGATGGTGAGAGCACCGGTGGAGGTGGAACTTTGCAG ATATGGCGTATGAGTGATTTGATCTACCGCCCAGAGGACGAGGTTCTTTCAGAGCTGGAGACCTTCAAGTCTCACTTGGCCAGCTGCACTCCGAGGGCTTGA